Proteins from a genomic interval of Sinobacterium norvegicum:
- a CDS encoding DUF1294 domain-containing protein, with product MKLQGKVINWNDDKGFGFVEPNGGGDRAFVHIKAFKPRSRRPVNGEVIIYELVRENNNRFKATNIKFSRDAKAASDRRKVKGGSKLGVAFTILFCIGLLAFIVVGKLSVIVAGLYVAMSLITFIAYAIDKSAAQNGRWRTKESTLHLFSTFGGWPGAYFAQNKLRHKSSKEEFKIVYWVTVFLNLGGFFWLHTEKGTNFLNHTIVPLLSG from the coding sequence ATGAAGCTTCAAGGTAAAGTAATAAATTGGAATGATGATAAAGGGTTCGGGTTTGTTGAGCCTAATGGGGGAGGCGACCGTGCTTTTGTTCACATTAAAGCTTTTAAGCCTCGTTCACGTAGGCCAGTTAATGGTGAAGTTATCATCTACGAATTAGTTCGAGAAAATAATAATCGGTTCAAAGCTACAAATATCAAATTTTCTAGAGATGCTAAGGCTGCAAGCGATCGAAGAAAAGTTAAAGGTGGTAGTAAACTTGGCGTAGCCTTTACAATACTTTTTTGTATTGGACTTTTGGCGTTTATCGTTGTCGGAAAATTATCGGTAATCGTTGCAGGGCTGTATGTTGCAATGAGTTTAATAACATTTATCGCTTATGCAATTGATAAGTCCGCTGCTCAAAATGGGCGCTGGAGAACAAAAGAAAGCACATTACATCTTTTTTCTACATTTGGTGGTTGGCCTGGCGCTTACTTTGCTCAAAACAAGCTACGTCACAAATCGAGTAAAGAAGAGTTTAAAATTGTTTATTGGGTAACTGTCTTTTTGAATTTAGGTGGCTTTTTTTGGCTCCATACTGAAAAAGGAACAAACTTTCTTAATCACACAATTGTTCCATTATTGAGTGGCTAA
- a CDS encoding SH3 domain-containing protein, whose protein sequence is MDKSIERLINPPWLDSIRRMEKQMSIASLAFQESEAMRSIRKLSDTTRLASLAFNESELMKTARIAAESSRLASLAFNESEAMKSIRKFSESNQFAALALQESEAMKSFRAVAESTRLSTIAFQQSEVTKQLQHLAKTSQMASIALHQSEAFNQISQLSNLASFKALASLNNTPFPESVVMAFTTEMGGEEISDESLIEIDAQISEEISSHTDFNALSEKTKSILLYLYHNYFLPIFLSCLSAYMMTNAIEARKELESVTTPYEVRAFVRSSSRKFDRAALSGFRVTTVDSLHFRDGPSMKSEVITNLPIGTLAEVIDKSHRSWLLVEVEINGVLEQGWVSRRYTAYFK, encoded by the coding sequence ATGGATAAAAGTATTGAAAGGCTCATTAATCCTCCTTGGCTCGACTCAATTCGGCGGATGGAAAAACAAATGAGCATTGCGTCATTGGCATTTCAGGAATCTGAAGCAATGCGATCAATAAGGAAGCTTAGTGATACCACCAGGCTAGCATCATTGGCTTTTAACGAATCAGAATTAATGAAGACTGCTCGTATTGCAGCAGAAAGCAGTAGATTAGCTTCACTTGCCTTCAATGAATCAGAAGCTATGAAGTCGATTAGAAAGTTCAGCGAGTCTAATCAATTTGCAGCACTGGCTCTGCAAGAGTCAGAAGCCATGAAGTCATTTAGAGCCGTTGCTGAATCTACTCGGCTCTCTACAATTGCGTTCCAGCAATCAGAAGTCACTAAGCAATTACAGCACCTTGCCAAAACAAGCCAAATGGCATCAATCGCGCTACACCAATCTGAAGCTTTTAATCAAATATCTCAGCTCAGCAATTTAGCCTCGTTTAAAGCCTTGGCAAGTTTAAATAACACTCCGTTTCCCGAAAGTGTTGTCATGGCGTTTACCACGGAAATGGGGGGCGAAGAGATATCTGATGAGTCTCTTATAGAAATAGATGCCCAGATAAGCGAAGAAATATCTTCGCACACAGATTTTAATGCTCTCTCTGAGAAAACCAAGAGTATTTTACTATACCTTTACCACAACTATTTTTTACCTATTTTTCTAAGCTGCTTGTCCGCCTATATGATGACGAATGCGATTGAAGCCAGAAAGGAACTTGAGTCTGTCACAACACCTTATGAAGTAAGAGCCTTTGTCCGTTCATCAAGTCGAAAATTTGATCGAGCAGCACTAAGCGGATTTAGGGTCACGACAGTGGATTCTCTTCACTTTAGAGATGGGCCTAGTATGAAGTCAGAGGTGATCACAAACTTGCCAATTGGCACGCTGGCTGAAGTAATAGATAAGTCACATCGTTCATGGCTTCTAGTCGAAGTCGAAATAAACGGAGTTCTTGAACAAGGCTGGGTGTCTAGGCGATATACAGCGTATTTTAAATGA
- a CDS encoding DUF2860 family protein: protein MRLTLSVLLCSALLTTSAMARNTLPEESGFSGDILFGVMYTGGKSLMAAGDDDKQTLDSLEDSPDSSSKVLPALTGNLYYTFNSLVDQAYVGVSRSKAVQGQFSPELGYRRLFSKRSNLTIAYVPNLIDSDTWSDPFLTGQERDQTEAQLSVVRAKWQGIVDSPFGVEVAYGESDIEDEQSGASLNLSADEQAALQRGSRYYYIGGDITFPLARGTLMTTTLYHLDRKADGEAYSFDTFGIELGTVSSRGRHTVIANLTYESHEYDGFNPVFQQTRDDNKVALFLAYFYAEPFGWNNISYSILSSFNDRSSNIGFYEQQGLFVATGLNYDFK, encoded by the coding sequence ATGCGCTTAACACTCTCGGTTCTACTCTGCTCAGCATTGCTGACAACCTCGGCCATGGCCAGAAACACGCTGCCCGAGGAGTCGGGTTTTTCGGGAGACATCTTATTTGGCGTGATGTATACCGGTGGAAAATCATTAATGGCCGCCGGCGATGACGACAAACAAACCCTCGACAGCCTCGAGGACAGCCCCGACAGCAGCAGCAAGGTGTTGCCGGCTCTGACCGGCAACCTCTATTACACCTTCAACTCCTTGGTCGATCAGGCCTATGTGGGTGTCAGTCGCTCCAAGGCGGTACAGGGGCAATTCAGCCCAGAGCTGGGCTACCGTCGACTGTTTTCAAAACGCTCCAATCTGACGATTGCTTACGTGCCTAATTTAATCGACAGCGACACCTGGTCCGACCCGTTCTTAACCGGGCAGGAGCGAGACCAAACAGAGGCACAGTTGTCGGTGGTCAGGGCCAAGTGGCAGGGTATTGTCGACTCCCCCTTCGGCGTTGAAGTCGCCTATGGTGAATCTGACATCGAGGATGAGCAGAGTGGCGCCAGCCTCAACCTCAGTGCCGATGAGCAGGCAGCGCTGCAACGGGGCTCCCGCTACTATTATATTGGCGGCGACATCACCTTCCCCCTGGCCCGCGGCACACTGATGACAACCACCCTGTACCACCTCGACAGAAAAGCTGACGGCGAGGCTTATAGTTTCGATACCTTTGGTATCGAGCTCGGCACAGTCTCGTCCAGGGGGCGCCATACTGTCATTGCCAACCTGACTTATGAAAGCCATGAATACGACGGTTTCAACCCGGTGTTTCAGCAAACACGAGACGATAATAAAGTCGCCCTGTTCCTCGCCTATTTTTATGCCGAACCCTTTGGCTGGAACAATATCAGCTATTCAATACTGTCCTCGTTCAATGACCGCAGCAGTAATATCGGCTTCTATGAGCAGCAAGGCCTTTTTGTCGCCACCGGCCTAAACTACGATTTTAAATAA
- a CDS encoding DM13 domain-containing protein: MKKTTSLTLLLSHLIAIGFGFALGIYLLPIITAPTAPDNAAVAEAATARMFVGQFDRERADSDALHWGEGEVSINTATISLAGTLAPGPDYKLYLSPQFVETEADFQRLKASMVRVGDVDTFDNFIVSVPQHIDPADFNTVIIWCETFGQFITSAGYQP; encoded by the coding sequence ATGAAGAAAACAACCTCACTAACACTACTTCTTAGCCACCTTATCGCCATCGGCTTTGGTTTTGCCCTAGGTATCTATCTACTGCCTATTATCACCGCCCCAACGGCGCCCGATAACGCCGCCGTTGCCGAGGCGGCAACGGCACGTATGTTTGTCGGCCAGTTTGATCGTGAGCGCGCCGACAGTGATGCGCTGCACTGGGGCGAGGGTGAGGTGTCGATTAATACCGCGACTATTTCACTGGCGGGTACGTTGGCGCCGGGGCCGGATTACAAGCTGTATCTGTCGCCGCAGTTCGTTGAAACCGAGGCCGACTTCCAGCGCCTAAAAGCATCGATGGTACGCGTCGGCGATGTCGACACCTTCGATAACTTTATTGTGTCGGTACCCCAACACATCGACCCCGCCGACTTTAATACGGTTATTATATGGTGTGAGACCTTTGGTCAGTTTATTACCTCGGCAGGCTATCAACCGTGA
- a CDS encoding DUF3185 family protein: MNKKLLSIILLVVGAGLIFWGYQLSGSVSSQFSKSLTGSFSDKIMLHYIGGAVCIAVGLFLAKK, translated from the coding sequence ATGAATAAGAAATTACTCTCCATTATCTTGCTTGTTGTTGGTGCCGGTCTGATTTTTTGGGGCTATCAACTCTCCGGCTCGGTCAGCTCGCAGTTCAGTAAATCGCTGACCGGATCGTTCTCAGATAAAATCATGCTGCACTATATCGGCGGTGCCGTTTGTATTGCCGTCGGCTTATTTCTCGCTAAAAAATAA
- a CDS encoding carboxymuconolactone decarboxylase family protein: MDNEKYQAGLAVRREVMGDAFVDKALDNTTDFTQPLQELVTRNAWGEVWVRDAISKQTRSLITIATLAALKATTELKGHVRGALRNGCTVEEIQEVLLHSTVYCGMPAGVDAFRSAKEAIDAWQAEQDEPKG; encoded by the coding sequence ATGGACAACGAAAAATACCAGGCAGGCTTGGCGGTCAGACGCGAGGTCATGGGTGACGCCTTTGTCGACAAGGCGCTGGATAACACCACCGACTTTACCCAGCCACTACAAGAATTAGTCACTCGCAATGCCTGGGGCGAGGTGTGGGTGAGAGATGCCATCAGCAAGCAGACCCGCAGCCTGATTACCATCGCCACACTGGCGGCGCTGAAGGCGACCACCGAGCTCAAAGGCCATGTGCGCGGCGCCCTGCGCAATGGCTGCACGGTAGAGGAAATTCAAGAGGTGTTATTACACTCGACGGTTTACTGCGGCATGCCGGCCGGTGTCGATGCTTTTCGGTCGGCCAAGGAAGCCATCGATGCCTGGCAGGCTGAGCAGGACGAGCCCAAGGGCTGA
- a CDS encoding PBPRA1643 family SWIM/SEC-C metal-binding motif protein: protein MSDKFFFKGRQDARVSNIEYGYETKASSKAGSKKYPLALTVTNQARQQEVEALVADAQLHAVVSINDSDGAVESITELTALLNKKSAVKVDKLPARNEPCVCGSGKKFKKCCG from the coding sequence ATGTCAGATAAATTCTTCTTTAAGGGCCGCCAAGATGCGCGGGTGAGTAACATTGAATACGGTTACGAAACCAAGGCCAGCAGCAAGGCCGGCAGCAAAAAATACCCGCTGGCATTAACGGTTACCAACCAGGCGCGTCAGCAGGAGGTTGAAGCCCTGGTCGCCGACGCGCAGCTACACGCTGTTGTCAGCATTAACGACAGCGACGGCGCGGTTGAGTCCATCACCGAGCTAACCGCCCTGCTCAACAAAAAAAGTGCTGTCAAAGTCGATAAGCTGCCCGCCCGCAACGAGCCCTGTGTTTGCGGCAGCGGCAAAAAATTCAAGAAGTGTTGCGGCTAA